The following coding sequences are from one Megachile rotundata isolate GNS110a chromosome 13, iyMegRotu1, whole genome shotgun sequence window:
- the LOC105663333 gene encoding uncharacterized protein LOC105663333 isoform X1: MVRTKADRVPTKAVGSKAPAKSVKSTPTKKVAGSSKGKSHSGGNPYHPRATPEWQKPITCFINQNATNKVEQENEDEGTSKEANNESD, encoded by the exons ATGGTAAGAACCAAAGCAGATCGTGTACCTACAAAAG ctGTTGGTAGTAAAGCACCAGCAAAATCTGTAAAAAGCACACCTACTAAAAAAGTAGCAGGAAGTAGCAAGG GAAAAAGTCATTCAGGTGGAAATCCATATCACCCAAGAGCCACGCCAGAATGGCAAAAGCCTATTACATGTTTTATTAATCAAAATGCTACAAACAAAGTTGag CAGGAAAATGAAGACGAAGGCACCAGTAAAGAAGCAAATAACGAGTCAGATTAA
- the LOC105663333 gene encoding uncharacterized protein LOC105663333 isoform X2, translated as MVRTKADRVPTKAVGSKAPAKSVKSTPTKKVAGSSKGKSHSGGNPYHPRATPEWQKPITCFINQNATNKVEENEDEGTSKEANNESD; from the exons ATGGTAAGAACCAAAGCAGATCGTGTACCTACAAAAG ctGTTGGTAGTAAAGCACCAGCAAAATCTGTAAAAAGCACACCTACTAAAAAAGTAGCAGGAAGTAGCAAGG GAAAAAGTCATTCAGGTGGAAATCCATATCACCCAAGAGCCACGCCAGAATGGCAAAAGCCTATTACATGTTTTATTAATCAAAATGCTACAAACAAAGTTGag GAAAATGAAGACGAAGGCACCAGTAAAGAAGCAAATAACGAGTCAGATTAA
- the ScsbetaA gene encoding succinyl-coenzyme A synthetase beta subunit, ADP-forming, whose translation MATMLSRTASLVENFTRINGLKILGCKTNLAKQPVRNLNVHEHISYTLLNEAGVPTPKFGVAKTPDEAAKLAADLKTKDIVLKAQVLAGGRGKGHFKGTNISGVKMCETPEEAKKLASQMLGKLLITKQTGEAGRICNAVMVTQRMFPRKEYYLAVMMERAFGGPVIIASSQGGVNIEEVAATNPSAIMYEPININTGITKDQADRIAVKLGLQNVKDYISDIIMNLYKMFLKKDALLLEVNPLAEDINGKYFALDCKCRFDDNAEYRQKELFALRDWTQEDPKEVEAAKFDLNYIALDGNIGCMVNGAGLAMATMDIIKLHGGEPANFLDVGGGASTSAVKEAFKIITSDPRVHALLVNIFGGIMRCDVIAEGIIAATKELSLKIPVVVRLQGTNVDEAKALIANAGLKIVPIDDLDEAARVAVKLSTIVKLAQSENLSVNFEIPSIS comes from the exons ATATTGGGTTGCAAAACCAACTTGGCAAAACAACCAGTTAGGAATTTAAATGTTCATGAACACATAAGTTATACTCTGCTAAATGAAGCTGGAGTACCAACTCCTAAGTTTGGAGTTGCTAAAACTCCAGATGAAGCTGCAAAACTTGCTGCTGACTTAAAAACCAAAGACATTGTTTTAAAAGCCCAAGTACTAGCAGGTGGCAGAGGTAAAGGTCATTTTAAAGGGACTAATATTAGTGGTGTGAAGATGTGTGAAAC GCCAGAAGAAGCAAAAAAGTTAGCTAGCCAAATGTTAGGTAAACTGCTAATCACCAAACAAACAGGTGAAGCAGGTAGGATATGTAATGCTGTTATGGTAACACAGCGCATGTTTCCTCGCAAAGAATATTACCTTGCAGTCATGATGGAAAGAGCCTTTGGT GGTCCAGTTATAATAGCCTCAAGTCAAGGTGGTGTAAACATTGAAGAGGTTGCTGCAACAAATCCTAGTGCTATAATGTATGAACCTATTAATATTAACACGGGTATTACAAAAGACCAGGCAGATCGCATTGCTGTTAAGCTTGGTCTTCAAAATGTCAAAGATTATATTTCTGATATTATTATGAACTTGTACAAAATGTTTCTGAAAAAGGATGCTCTTTTGTTGGAAGTAAATCCTCTAGCAGAAGATATTAATGGAAAAT ATTTCGCATTGGATTGCAAATGTAGATTCGACGATAACGCTGAATACAGGCAAAAAGAGTTATTTGCCTTGCGAGATTGGACTCAAGAAGATCCTAAAGAAGTTGAAGCTGCCAAATTTGACTTGAATTACATTGCACTTGATGGCAATATTGGTTGCATGGTAAATGGAGCAGGATTGGCTATGGCTACTATggatattataaaattgcatgGAGGAGAACCAGCTAATTTCTTAGATGTGGGTGGTGGTGCCTCTACATCTGCTGTAAAGGAAGCATTTAAAATAATCACGTCCGATCCACGA GTTCATGCCCTCTTAGTCAACATATTTGGTGGAATTATGAGATGCGATGTTATTGCAGAGGGAATCATAGCTGCAACTAAAGAACTTAGCTTAAAAATTCCAGTTGTTGTTCGATTGCAG GGTACAAATGTAGACGAAGCGAAAGCACTTATTGCAAATGCGGGTTTAAAGATCGTTCCAATCGACGATCTTGACGAAGCAGCTCGCGTGGCGGTGAAATTATCAACGATCGTTAAACTAGCGCAATCAGAAAATCTTAGTGTCAACTTTGAAATTCCTTCAATTTCATAA